The Shewanella sp. KX20019 genome window below encodes:
- a CDS encoding TetR/AcrR family transcriptional regulator yields the protein MKTRDKIVQASLELFNQHGERAITTNHIAAHLNISPGNLYYHFRNKEDIIRSIFSLYEQHLESGFQPYVDKEVDVDLLIGYFDAMFYTLWQFRFMYANLADILSRDEALKNRYLQAQQDVLARSSNVLTKLTQDGFLAISEEDIAPLADTIKMLVSFWISYKLTQTQSCIGSITKESLYEGLLRVIMIFRAYSTPNSSATFERLEEYYRSMAISSSTPS from the coding sequence ATGAAGACCCGAGACAAAATTGTCCAAGCCAGCTTAGAGTTGTTCAATCAGCATGGCGAAAGAGCAATCACTACTAATCATATTGCTGCACACCTAAATATTAGTCCTGGCAACCTCTACTATCACTTCCGTAATAAAGAAGACATTATTCGCTCAATTTTCAGTCTCTACGAACAACATTTAGAGTCCGGCTTTCAGCCCTATGTAGACAAGGAGGTCGATGTCGATCTGCTGATTGGCTACTTTGATGCCATGTTCTACACTTTATGGCAGTTCCGCTTTATGTATGCCAACCTTGCCGATATTCTCAGCCGCGATGAAGCGTTAAAAAACCGCTATTTGCAGGCACAACAAGATGTTTTAGCACGCTCTAGCAATGTACTGACTAAGCTCACTCAAGATGGCTTCCTAGCAATAAGTGAAGAGGATATCGCACCACTGGCAGACACCATTAAAATGCTGGTGAGTTTCTGGATAAGCTATAAATTAACCCAAACGCAATCTTGTATCGGTTCAATCACTAAAGAGTCATTATATGAAGGCCTATTGCGAGTCATCATGATATTTAGAGCCTATTCCACCCCAAACTCCTCCGCCACGTTTGAAAGGCTTGAAGAGTACTATCGCTCAATGGCGATAAGTTCTAGCACTCCTTCTTAG
- the waaA gene encoding lipid IV(A) 3-deoxy-D-manno-octulosonic acid transferase translates to MNRSLYTALLYLLLPLLVVYLAVRAFKSPGYRGRWDERFSLKGLQQTDLLLHCVSMGETIAAIPLIKQIQASHPNLTITVTTTSPTGSAEVVRAFAGTVQHCYLPFDLAWCSRRFVKQVAPKTCIIMETELWPNLVHYLKANDSKVLLANARLSQKSADAYQKRPRLNLPMLQSLDAIAAQSEQAAARFIELGASHEKVTVCGSLKFDLTIDDTFIEAAKALRESWQAQHRPVWVAGSVHPGEFELMLQAHKRVMQQYPTALMIMVPRHPEQFDAAVTAVKQANMRVTRRSLHHGVTAQTQVVVGDTMGELLTFYAAADQAFVGGTLIESGGHNPLEPAAVGLPVCVGPHHWDFKEITQLLAVKGALQIVDSSEQLAQTLVELLVNREAYTQASDAAKQVVAENRGALKKQFSLVESLLSKV, encoded by the coding sequence ATGAATCGTAGCCTTTATACTGCTTTGCTTTACCTTCTTTTACCGCTGTTAGTGGTCTATTTAGCAGTTCGTGCCTTTAAAAGCCCCGGTTACCGTGGCCGCTGGGACGAACGATTTAGCCTAAAAGGCTTACAACAAACCGACCTGTTACTGCATTGTGTTTCAATGGGAGAAACAATAGCGGCGATCCCTCTTATAAAACAGATCCAAGCGAGCCACCCCAACTTAACGATTACGGTGACCACGACTAGCCCTACGGGCTCTGCTGAAGTGGTACGTGCGTTTGCAGGTACAGTACAGCATTGTTATTTACCCTTTGATTTAGCATGGTGCAGCAGACGCTTTGTAAAACAAGTGGCACCGAAGACCTGCATCATTATGGAAACAGAGCTTTGGCCTAATTTGGTTCATTACCTAAAGGCCAATGACAGCAAAGTGTTATTGGCGAATGCTCGCTTATCGCAAAAGTCTGCTGATGCTTATCAAAAGCGTCCTAGGCTGAATCTACCGATGCTACAAAGCTTAGATGCGATAGCTGCTCAATCAGAGCAAGCCGCAGCGCGTTTTATTGAGCTTGGAGCCAGCCACGAAAAGGTGACGGTTTGCGGTAGCCTAAAGTTTGATTTAACCATTGATGATACGTTTATTGAGGCAGCTAAAGCTCTTCGTGAAAGCTGGCAAGCGCAGCATCGGCCAGTTTGGGTGGCGGGTTCGGTACACCCCGGAGAGTTTGAGCTAATGTTGCAAGCTCATAAAAGAGTCATGCAACAATATCCAACAGCCTTGATGATAATGGTGCCAAGGCATCCGGAGCAGTTTGATGCCGCGGTAACAGCCGTTAAACAGGCCAATATGCGGGTGACTCGACGCAGTCTTCACCATGGTGTGACTGCACAAACTCAGGTTGTTGTTGGCGATACTATGGGAGAGTTACTGACATTTTATGCTGCGGCGGATCAAGCTTTTGTTGGGGGTACGCTAATTGAAAGTGGTGGCCACAATCCTCTAGAGCCAGCCGCAGTTGGCTTACCCGTTTGCGTGGGCCCGCATCACTGGGACTTCAAAGAAATCACGCAGCTGCTAGCAGTAAAAGGCGCATTGCAGATCGTTGATTCAAGTGAGCAGCTTGCTCAGACGTTAGTTGAATTGCTCGTCAATAGAGAGGCTTATACCCAGGCTAGCGATGCTGCCAAGCAAGTGGTTGCAGAAAACCGAGGCGCGCTAAAAAAGCAATTTTCGCTGGTGGAATCACTGCTTAGTAAAGTTTAA
- a CDS encoding 3-deoxy-D-manno-octulosonic acid kinase: MKFKKTASGSIAYSEQTPQEIEVTWFGVDFWRARSAITGSSKGRYTTWFVDASQLAATQQQWVLRHYYRGGLIEKLSRDQYLFTGLDRTRAVAELALLENLYQQGFPVPKPIAANVERKGICYRADLIIERVEGAEDLVARLSKSAMTAEQWQSLGRCIARFHNHGVYHADLNAKNILITSEQFYLIDFDRGEIRAPKADWQQSNIDRLLRSFRKELAKLPQLAFTEADWQHLYHAYHGALAKK, encoded by the coding sequence ATGAAGTTTAAAAAAACAGCCAGCGGCAGTATTGCCTATAGCGAACAAACACCGCAAGAGATTGAAGTCACTTGGTTTGGGGTGGATTTTTGGCGTGCCCGTTCAGCGATAACAGGTTCATCTAAAGGCCGCTATACCACCTGGTTTGTGGATGCGAGTCAATTAGCCGCAACCCAACAACAGTGGGTGTTACGGCATTATTATCGTGGCGGCTTGATAGAAAAACTTAGCCGTGACCAATATTTGTTTACTGGCTTAGATCGTACTCGCGCCGTAGCTGAATTAGCTTTACTAGAAAACCTGTATCAGCAAGGCTTTCCAGTGCCAAAGCCCATTGCAGCCAACGTAGAGCGGAAAGGTATTTGCTATCGCGCAGATTTAATTATTGAACGAGTCGAAGGCGCTGAAGATTTAGTCGCCCGGCTAAGCAAAAGCGCGATGACTGCAGAGCAATGGCAATCCCTAGGCCGATGTATCGCTCGTTTCCATAACCACGGTGTATATCATGCCGATCTGAATGCCAAGAATATACTCATTACCTCAGAGCAATTCTATTTAATCGATTTTGACCGTGGTGAAATACGCGCGCCAAAAGCAGATTGGCAACAATCCAATATAGACCGCTTACTGCGTTCATTTAGAAAGGAGTTAGCCAAACTGCCGCAACTTGCCTTTACAGAGGCTGATTGGCAGCACCTGTATCATGCTTACCACGGCGCATTGGCCAAAAAGTAA
- a CDS encoding glycosyltransferase family 9 protein — MSLTTPDSRITPQADALDLTHAKSLCLLRLSAIGDVCHAVAMVQAIQRRYPDLKITWILGKIEYQLLKHLPGVEFVIFDKSQGWRSYLNLKRALKGQKFDVLLHMQIALRATIASLAISAKLRIGFDRFRAKEGQWLVTNHRIEPQVTPHVLDGFMGFAQAVGVTELTPSWNIPVLTADTEFAKALIPNGSPVLVICAAASKAERNWLPERYAAVADHAVKKGYRVILCGGPTALERVLADNIQGAAQSELENQVGKTTLLQLLAVLKQATIVLAPDTGPAHMAVTQGTPVIGLYAHSNPGRTGPYTCLSSAVSVYQQVITEQKQGDIPWGVRAKGEHLMELISVNSVICALDLLLDKQAS, encoded by the coding sequence ATGAGCTTAACCACCCCTGATAGTCGCATTACACCTCAAGCAGACGCGTTAGATTTAACGCATGCTAAGTCCTTGTGCTTGCTTAGACTGTCGGCGATTGGCGATGTATGCCATGCGGTGGCTATGGTGCAGGCGATTCAGCGACGTTACCCAGATCTTAAAATCACCTGGATTTTGGGGAAAATTGAATACCAGTTGCTAAAACACCTTCCTGGGGTGGAGTTTGTCATTTTTGATAAATCCCAAGGTTGGCGTAGTTACCTTAATCTAAAGCGGGCGCTTAAGGGGCAAAAGTTTGATGTGCTATTGCACATGCAAATTGCACTGAGGGCGACGATTGCCTCCTTGGCTATATCGGCAAAGTTGCGTATCGGCTTCGATCGTTTTCGAGCAAAAGAGGGTCAGTGGCTGGTCACTAATCACCGCATAGAGCCACAAGTCACTCCGCATGTACTTGATGGTTTTATGGGTTTTGCGCAAGCGGTTGGAGTCACCGAACTCACCCCTAGCTGGAATATCCCTGTCTTAACTGCAGATACCGAGTTTGCCAAGGCGCTTATTCCGAACGGAAGTCCCGTGCTGGTCATTTGTGCGGCCGCGAGTAAAGCGGAGCGTAATTGGCTACCAGAGCGCTATGCAGCGGTGGCAGATCACGCCGTCAAAAAGGGCTATCGTGTTATCTTATGTGGTGGACCAACAGCGCTTGAGCGGGTACTTGCCGATAACATTCAAGGTGCGGCTCAGTCTGAACTTGAAAACCAAGTAGGTAAAACCACTTTATTGCAACTTTTAGCAGTATTGAAACAAGCGACTATTGTACTTGCACCTGATACTGGCCCGGCTCATATGGCTGTTACACAAGGCACTCCTGTTATAGGTTTATACGCCCATTCGAATCCGGGTCGTACTGGGCCTTACACATGTTTAAGCTCTGCTGTCAGTGTTTATCAGCAGGTTATTACCGAGCAAAAGCAAGGCGATATTCCATGGGGAGTGAGGGCAAAAGGTGAACATTTAATGGAATTAATTAGTGTTAATAGCGTTATTTGCGCACTGGACTTGTTGTTGGATAAACAGGCTTCGTGA
- a CDS encoding glycosyltransferase, with amino-acid sequence MRVAIAIDSLAGGGAEKVMLTLAKEFTEVGHEPHFIVMTDDVAFDIPDSLPVHVCFDKKDKDFNRFWNLAPAVAKLTSKIKQIEASVGKFDLFLSNLDKTNRLMTKTQVSPLFVVVHASVEEELSRHAKLGPFAFLKKLWAKKSLDGHHLVTVSQGIADEIKQTKRIEPASIRCIYNPFGFDDITALSQQKADGIPDSDYLIHIGRYVKQKRHDVLFQAIAQMESQIPVVLLCHNPKKAIKAAKKYGVEQRVIIPGFQSNPFPWITNAKALVLSSDFEGLPTVLIESLACGTPVVSTNCPHGPSEILTGELARFLVPRRDPKALAAKLDEVLLSPPSLVEVDILVKVKAARIAQEYLALVK; translated from the coding sequence ATGAGAGTTGCAATAGCAATTGATAGTTTGGCGGGTGGTGGGGCAGAAAAAGTGATGCTAACCCTCGCGAAAGAGTTTACTGAGGTGGGGCATGAGCCACACTTCATCGTCATGACAGATGATGTGGCCTTCGATATTCCCGACAGTTTACCTGTACACGTCTGTTTTGATAAAAAGGACAAAGACTTCAATCGTTTTTGGAATCTAGCCCCAGCAGTTGCAAAGCTAACGAGTAAAATTAAGCAAATTGAAGCGAGTGTGGGAAAGTTTGATCTATTTTTGTCTAATTTAGACAAGACCAATCGACTAATGACAAAGACCCAAGTGTCTCCTTTGTTTGTTGTGGTACATGCTTCTGTCGAAGAGGAACTAAGTCGGCATGCTAAGTTAGGACCATTTGCGTTTTTAAAGAAACTTTGGGCTAAAAAGTCACTAGATGGCCACCATTTAGTGACGGTCTCCCAAGGTATTGCAGATGAAATAAAGCAAACTAAGCGGATCGAACCAGCCTCGATTCGGTGTATCTATAATCCATTTGGATTTGACGATATCACTGCGCTTTCTCAACAGAAAGCAGACGGCATTCCTGATAGTGATTACCTGATCCATATTGGTCGTTATGTGAAGCAGAAGCGCCATGATGTGTTGTTCCAGGCCATCGCACAAATGGAAAGCCAAATACCGGTGGTACTGCTATGTCATAACCCCAAAAAAGCCATAAAAGCCGCCAAGAAATATGGGGTTGAACAGCGGGTGATTATTCCGGGGTTTCAGTCAAACCCCTTTCCGTGGATAACCAATGCTAAAGCTTTGGTACTGAGTTCTGATTTTGAAGGTTTACCGACGGTATTAATTGAGTCGCTAGCGTGCGGGACGCCAGTCGTCAGTACTAATTGTCCCCATGGCCCAAGCGAAATTTTGACGGGAGAGCTTGCAAGGTTCTTAGTCCCGCGTCGTGATCCAAAGGCATTAGCAGCGAAGTTGGATGAAGTGTTGCTGTCACCGCCGTCATTGGTTGAGGTTGATATTTTAGTAAAAGTAAAAGCAGCACGTATTGCTCAAGAATATTTGGCCTTGGTTAAATAA
- a CDS encoding CDP-glycerol glycerophosphotransferase family protein: MVVSSSSKRYLLYIAQNYSYAILRPLQTAIRARGDEVRWFFEGDEVNPSFLKPNEKRLSTIAEVKAWLPDAVLVPGNVVPNFIPGVKVGVFHGFNAGKMNHKGREDHFEIRDCFDLYCTQGPATTLPFIRLAEKFATFKIAETGWPTLDPMFKGDMPKPYEVEGDDRPVILFCSTFSRSLSCAPVVYEQIKAMSMQGNWRWLVQFHPKMSPQIVEKYKALENENLTFVETDDVLPLLKAADVMLCDTSSILIMFLLQGKPVVTFNNQTKRSHLVNVDSIEDIQPALERVLTKPAELMEEIEKYCDDIHPYRDGLSSERVLTAVDELIAQGTDDLKPKPANLLRHFKMRKKLGYWKL, from the coding sequence ATGGTTGTGAGTTCAAGCAGCAAGCGTTATCTATTATATATTGCACAGAATTATTCTTATGCCATCTTAAGGCCGTTGCAGACGGCAATACGGGCTAGAGGGGATGAGGTGCGCTGGTTTTTTGAAGGCGATGAAGTCAACCCCTCGTTTCTTAAGCCCAACGAAAAGCGCTTATCCACTATTGCAGAGGTAAAAGCTTGGCTGCCTGATGCGGTGTTGGTTCCTGGTAATGTGGTTCCCAACTTCATTCCAGGAGTCAAGGTTGGGGTTTTTCATGGATTCAATGCTGGAAAAATGAACCACAAAGGCCGTGAAGATCATTTTGAAATACGTGACTGTTTTGATCTGTACTGCACTCAAGGTCCCGCAACTACCCTGCCATTCATCCGCTTGGCTGAAAAGTTTGCCACCTTTAAAATTGCCGAAACTGGCTGGCCAACATTGGATCCAATGTTTAAAGGTGATATGCCGAAGCCTTATGAGGTCGAAGGTGATGATCGTCCGGTGATACTTTTTTGCTCAACGTTTTCACGCAGCTTATCCTGTGCGCCAGTGGTTTATGAGCAGATTAAAGCGATGTCGATGCAGGGCAACTGGCGTTGGCTGGTACAGTTTCATCCTAAAATGAGTCCGCAGATTGTTGAGAAATATAAAGCGCTTGAGAATGAGAACTTAACCTTTGTGGAAACAGATGATGTATTACCACTGCTGAAAGCTGCCGATGTGATGTTGTGTGATACTTCGTCAATATTGATTATGTTTTTACTGCAAGGCAAACCTGTGGTGACTTTTAACAATCAAACTAAACGTTCACACTTGGTGAACGTGGACAGCATTGAAGATATTCAACCTGCATTAGAGCGTGTTTTAACTAAACCTGCTGAGTTGATGGAAGAAATAGAAAAATATTGTGACGATATTCATCCGTACCGTGATGGTCTATCTAGTGAACGAGTCTTAACCGCAGTAGATGAATTGATTGCGCAGGGTACAGATGATCTTAAACCTAAACCTGCTAATTTGCTGCGCCATTTTAAGATGCGTAAAAAGCTGGGTTATTGGAAGTTGTAG
- a CDS encoding glycosyltransferase produces MKKIAVFCHNFYVNGTVKVAITQAQILQEAGQEVHLFIFSHEGDFTPPENVKIHTVFQSQKSLSLSEQQAQLQQCVRSAEKVSGKFDLFLSNSTDCDIVINGCNFDPCYYFCHCALQQELIMELKRGPIHFLRRWRKAKALIGKRIITVSEGIADELKATRWLKPKSVQAIYNPFRIDEIREKATKEVDGLPSEPFMIHIGRVTRQKRLDILFQTLKLMPTAPRLVLLTNRPEKARKLAKKYDVENRIITPGFQSNPYAWIARAELMLLSSDFEGLPTVLIESLICQTPVVSTRCPHGPNEILTGELANYLVPRRNPQALAEAALACLKNPPNLNNIEIINKVESQHIAQKYINLCR; encoded by the coding sequence ATGAAGAAAATTGCTGTTTTTTGTCATAACTTTTATGTAAATGGGACGGTTAAAGTCGCGATCACTCAAGCCCAAATATTGCAGGAAGCAGGACAAGAAGTGCATCTGTTCATATTTAGTCATGAGGGTGACTTCACCCCACCTGAGAACGTGAAGATCCATACTGTTTTTCAGTCTCAAAAATCTCTTTCACTTAGCGAGCAACAAGCACAGTTACAACAGTGTGTGCGCTCAGCTGAAAAAGTGTCGGGGAAATTTGATCTATTTCTGAGTAACTCCACCGATTGCGATATCGTCATCAATGGTTGTAACTTTGATCCTTGTTACTATTTTTGCCACTGCGCACTCCAGCAAGAGCTCATTATGGAGTTAAAACGCGGACCAATCCATTTCTTGCGCCGCTGGCGAAAAGCAAAGGCTCTCATAGGCAAACGCATTATTACAGTTTCAGAAGGGATCGCAGATGAACTTAAGGCGACTCGTTGGCTGAAGCCTAAAAGCGTGCAGGCCATATACAATCCATTTCGAATAGATGAGATAAGAGAAAAAGCCACAAAGGAAGTCGATGGGCTACCGAGTGAGCCGTTTATGATCCATATAGGCCGAGTCACCCGACAGAAACGCCTAGATATTCTCTTCCAAACATTAAAGTTGATGCCAACAGCTCCTCGATTGGTACTGTTAACCAACCGTCCAGAGAAAGCCCGTAAACTAGCCAAAAAATATGACGTTGAAAATCGTATTATTACACCAGGATTCCAAAGTAACCCTTATGCTTGGATAGCCCGAGCTGAATTGATGTTGCTCAGTTCAGACTTTGAAGGACTGCCGACCGTGTTGATCGAATCACTTATCTGCCAAACACCTGTCGTGAGCACTCGCTGCCCTCATGGTCCTAATGAAATATTGACCGGTGAGCTAGCTAATTATTTAGTACCCCGCAGAAATCCGCAAGCATTAGCTGAAGCTGCTTTAGCATGCCTCAAAAATCCTCCAAACTTAAATAATATTGAGATCATCAACAAAGTTGAAAGCCAACATATAGCTCAAAAATATATCAATTTATGTCGGTGA
- a CDS encoding glycosyltransferase family 52 gives MRCFVISLVREKKQRLHINREFYSQTIPFDFYENWLLGSHKMNVIESVGLNGDSDSMLVFENTYYSLFLYLLCDEYWQKRDFLIFGDRISFDMLTRLKKHANVLDESYRFMPRPMPKFQNGPFEYMARKRMQKQLFAKYDACIGNVREINNWLIEIKRIQLEDGTLTRNELTFGGKKRGVFEAFFEYIFLKEPHKINRIDKFIIAAEVKPLPQFAGKVAIIDFFALWQNKSAQERVVILDVFDVELSQFSAITSECSILFTQPWSESANFDYAESKKVNGYKRLIEELSIDESELVIKPHPREVTDYQHYFPEAIVLKASFPSELMPLLNVSVNKVVSLSSTAGSCFKGRSNEIIYARAPEYFDMPQKMKDSINRLDL, from the coding sequence ATGAGATGTTTTGTTATTAGCTTAGTTAGAGAGAAAAAGCAGCGCCTTCATATCAATAGGGAGTTTTATTCTCAAACGATACCTTTTGATTTTTATGAAAATTGGCTACTTGGAAGTCATAAAATGAATGTAATAGAAAGCGTGGGTCTAAACGGTGATAGTGACAGCATGTTGGTATTTGAGAATACTTACTACAGCTTATTTCTATATTTACTGTGTGATGAATATTGGCAGAAAAGAGACTTTTTAATTTTTGGTGACCGTATCTCTTTCGACATGTTAACTCGCTTGAAAAAGCACGCTAATGTTTTGGATGAAAGTTATCGTTTTATGCCCCGTCCTATGCCGAAATTCCAGAATGGTCCGTTTGAATACATGGCTCGTAAACGAATGCAAAAACAGTTGTTTGCCAAATATGATGCTTGTATTGGGAATGTAAGAGAGATCAATAACTGGTTAATTGAAATCAAAAGGATTCAATTAGAAGATGGTACCTTAACACGTAATGAGCTCACTTTTGGTGGTAAGAAAAGAGGTGTTTTTGAGGCTTTTTTCGAATATATATTTCTCAAAGAGCCTCACAAAATAAACAGAATCGATAAATTTATCATCGCCGCTGAAGTAAAGCCTTTACCGCAGTTTGCTGGGAAAGTAGCCATTATTGACTTTTTTGCTTTGTGGCAAAATAAATCTGCTCAAGAGCGAGTGGTTATTTTAGATGTATTCGATGTCGAATTATCGCAGTTTAGCGCTATAACCAGTGAGTGTAGTATCCTGTTTACTCAGCCTTGGAGTGAGTCGGCGAATTTTGATTATGCAGAGAGTAAAAAAGTTAATGGCTATAAGAGATTGATTGAAGAGTTATCAATAGATGAGTCTGAGTTGGTGATTAAGCCCCACCCTAGAGAGGTCACTGACTACCAACATTACTTTCCTGAAGCTATTGTTTTGAAAGCAAGTTTCCCTAGTGAGTTAATGCCTTTGTTAAATGTGAGTGTTAATAAGGTCGTATCGCTAAGTTCCACCGCGGGTAGTTGTTTCAAGGGGCGCAGCAATGAAATTATTTATGCCAGAGCTCCTGAGTATTTTGATATGCCTCAAAAAATGAAAGATTCTATTAATAGATTAGACTTATAG
- a CDS encoding acylneuraminate cytidylyltransferase family protein: MNIALITARGGSKGLPRKNILPLSGKPLIAWTIEAALNSDAIDRVFVSTEDAEIADVSRRFGAEVIPRPVSLAQDTSSSEVVIEHAINYLFTHEPGFQFDRVMLLQPTSPLRTSSHIDSAFELYENNSANLVLGVFEPSHTPLKAYLERDDGSITGLFSPSAPYTRRQDLPRAFQPNGSLYLFGTQSFLKENQIPRENVFPFVMSEQESADIDTKDDLLTVERILRENRI, encoded by the coding sequence ATGAATATTGCATTAATTACAGCTAGAGGTGGCTCTAAAGGGTTGCCGAGAAAGAATATCCTTCCTTTAAGCGGCAAACCGCTTATTGCTTGGACAATTGAGGCAGCATTGAACTCCGACGCTATTGATAGAGTGTTTGTGTCGACGGAAGATGCTGAAATTGCCGATGTTAGTCGTCGTTTTGGAGCCGAAGTTATCCCTAGGCCTGTATCACTGGCCCAGGACACCTCCAGTAGTGAAGTGGTAATAGAGCATGCAATAAACTATCTTTTCACTCATGAGCCGGGTTTTCAGTTTGATAGAGTGATGTTATTGCAACCTACATCACCATTAAGAACGTCTTCACATATAGATAGTGCATTTGAACTGTATGAAAACAATAGTGCTAACCTTGTATTGGGAGTTTTTGAACCATCTCATACACCTTTGAAAGCGTACCTAGAGCGAGACGACGGCAGTATTACAGGTTTATTTAGTCCTAGCGCACCGTATACTCGACGTCAGGATTTACCTCGCGCATTCCAGCCTAACGGGTCGCTTTATCTATTTGGTACTCAGAGTTTTTTAAAAGAAAATCAAATACCAAGAGAAAATGTTTTCCCCTTTGTGATGTCAGAACAAGAATCGGCAGATATCGACACAAAAGATGATTTGCTTACTGTTGAACGTATTTTAAGAGAAAACCGCATATGA
- a CDS encoding N-acetylneuraminate synthase family protein — MNNPVFEISGRKVGLDYDPLVIAEIGINHEGSLKVAFEMVDAAVEAGAEIIKHQTHVVEDEMSSEAKKVIPGNADVSIYEIMARCALNEEDETELKDYVESKGAIFISTPFSRAAVLRLERMGVQAYKIGSGECNNYPLLELVASLGKPIILSTGMNDIPSIAKSVNIFRKHKTAFCLLHTTNLYPTPDHLIRIGAMEELQREFPDSVVGLSDHSIDNLACLGAVASGASVLERHFTDTKERSGPDICCSMDVEECRDLIAQSSRMKTMRGGRKEPAKEEQVTIDFAYASVVSIANIKAGEALTIDNIWVKRPGTGDFLADDYESLLGKIASQDIQSDIQLKRESVK; from the coding sequence ATGAATAACCCAGTATTTGAAATTTCAGGCCGTAAAGTCGGTTTGGATTATGATCCTTTAGTCATTGCTGAAATTGGTATCAATCATGAAGGTTCACTGAAAGTTGCTTTTGAAATGGTTGATGCGGCAGTAGAGGCTGGTGCGGAAATAATTAAGCATCAGACTCATGTAGTTGAAGATGAAATGAGTAGTGAAGCTAAGAAGGTTATTCCTGGGAATGCTGACGTTTCTATTTATGAAATTATGGCTAGATGTGCATTAAATGAAGAAGATGAAACCGAGCTAAAAGACTACGTTGAATCTAAAGGTGCTATTTTTATTAGTACGCCTTTTTCTCGAGCTGCCGTACTTCGTTTAGAGCGAATGGGGGTTCAAGCTTATAAAATTGGTTCAGGAGAGTGTAATAACTATCCATTGCTAGAGCTTGTTGCTAGTTTAGGTAAGCCTATTATTCTAAGCACCGGGATGAATGATATTCCTTCTATTGCGAAATCAGTGAACATTTTTAGAAAGCACAAAACGGCTTTTTGTTTGCTACATACCACTAATTTATATCCTACTCCAGATCATCTTATTCGTATTGGTGCTATGGAAGAGTTGCAGCGTGAATTTCCTGATTCAGTGGTTGGCTTATCAGATCATAGTATTGATAACTTGGCCTGTTTGGGGGCTGTAGCCTCTGGAGCTTCAGTTTTAGAGCGGCACTTTACTGATACAAAGGAGCGTTCTGGCCCTGATATCTGTTGTTCAATGGATGTTGAGGAGTGTAGAGACTTGATTGCACAATCTAGCCGTATGAAGACTATGCGAGGTGGCCGTAAAGAGCCAGCTAAAGAGGAACAGGTAACTATCGATTTTGCCTATGCTAGTGTTGTTTCTATTGCAAATATTAAGGCTGGCGAAGCGCTTACAATTGATAATATTTGGGTTAAGAGACCTGGTACGGGAGATTTCTTAGCTGATGATTATGAGTCGTTATTGGGAAAAATAGCATCTCAAGATATCCAGTCAGATATTCAATTGAAAAGAGAGTCAGTAAAATAA